From Bacillus oleivorans:
CCAGATTTAAAAGCAATTTTTGCTCAGATGTGACCTTAATCCGGTTGGCTTTCGTGTAGATGACGTGATCATCGTTGATATGATCCCCTCTTACGGCTAATGTGACAAGCCGAACGAACTCAGCGAGGTTCGTCTTCTTCAAGATCAGCAGCGTGAACATTCCATCATTCAGGGATGCATCCGGGGCTAGCTTTTCAAAGCCGCCAACGGAGTTCGTATTGGCAATAAGGAATAGCATAATTTCCCCTTCATATTCCTTGCCGTCGTACTCGATGCGAGTTTCTGTAGCTTTTAGGGATGGCAGCATTTCAATCCCTTTTATATAGTAGGCAAGCTGACCGAGAACTGTTTTTAAGCGGCTAGGTACATCATAGGTTAACTCCGTTAAGCGACCGCCGCCGGCGATATTAATAAAATATTTATCATTCATCTTACCTACATCAATAGGGATTGTTTCTCCTTTTATGATAATATCTACTGCTTGCTCAACTGATCTGGGAACACGGATAGCCCGTCCAAAGTCATTGGTTGTTCCGACAGGGATAATACCTAACTTTGGCCGGTATTCCTTTTCAGCTAGGCCGTTTACGACCTCATTTATCGTACCATCTCCGCCAGCAGCAATTACAATATCATATTTCCGTTCTACTGCAATTGCAGCCGCTCTTGTAGCATCCCCTTCACCTGTGGTGGCATGGCAGGAGGTTTCATACCCTGCTTCTTCTAACCTTTGCAGAACCTCAGGTAAATGTCTTTTGAAAATTTCTCTTCCTGATGTGGGATTATATATAATTCTGGCTCTTTTCATATTCATCATCCTAAGTTATTTGCATTGTACTTCCACTATTTAACATAATAACGATGGTTGGTCATGAAAGCAAATTTATTTTACTTCCTAAAAAGGACGATTTCAATAAAAAGTAAACGCCTATCGGACCTAATCTTTTATTTTTGGAACCTATTTTATGGAGTTTGTTGGACGTTAAGTGCTGCTGCATTCATAATATAAATGCGGTTCGACGCATCGGTTGCTTCAAGAGAAACATTTTTTTCATTTATGGTATCTACGTAATATTCCCCTTTAATCTGTTCTGCTTGATCCTGTTCTTCGACGATCTGTAATTCTTCTATATTACTTATAACCTCTTGAATCCCAGTTGCTTCCATTCCTACAATGTTATCTTTCTCCAGAAATAGTGACACGTTATCACTATCTTTTACAATCCAATCACTCACCATGGTTCGAGGCTTTAACGTAATCGGTGCATAATCTCCCATTACTTCAAGTTTAAGGTCGTGAGGGACAAGCACCGTTGCCTCCATCGAAATATAGGTTGAAAAAGGTCCCGATTGACTTGCTGGTTCCATTAACCTTACATAGAGAGTATCTCCTTTAGTGGTAGATGAGAGGTATTCGTCGACAGAATCCACTTTTCCGTCCTTCACGCTGATTTCACCAGAATAAGTCCCAAATATCGAAACGTTCGCAGAAGATGTGGACTCAATCGTTAATGGAGTATTACTTGCGTTTTCGATGACTACCCGTTTGACTTCTTCATGCAATTCTTGATCATAGACAGGCAGTTCCAGAGTCTTCTGTTCCCTGGAAAGCATCTCCTCAATCGAGTCAGCTACCCCTATTTGCGAGAGAATCGTAAACGCTAAGCCTGTCATCCCCAAAATACCGATTAAAAAAATGCTTAAAACATCATACTTTAACATTTCCTTCCCAGACTTTTGCAGCCATAGATAGAGGAAGATCTCAATCCCTAAAACTATAAATATAAAGGGCCACCAGCTTACTAAAATCCTTGTTAAATCGAAATCTACAAATTGGGAAACGAGAAGAGCAACCCCTAGAAAAAGCAGGGATGCTCCCATCGAAAATGTTCCGATTCTCCAGGTCCTCATTCTTTTACCTCCTGTTTCTTTTTACCGAATAAAAGCTTTACCCCTCCTGTAATCAGCAGTATACAAATAATCGTGGTTTGGAAGTATTGATGGAACCAGTAGTAAAAATTAATTTGAAATACTCTTTCTAAGTAAGGAGCAAAACCAGGCAGTAAGATGTTAGCCACAAAGTAATAGAGACCAATCAAAATCAATCCTGCCCCAACCCATTTTTGATAGTTTACAAAGTAATGGATAATCGGCGTATCCTCCTGAACCTCATGCGAACGCGATGCTTTTTGCAGCCCGTCAAAAAAGCTATAAAACCAAATGATCGGGATCAGAAATAGGAAGATTCCTAACCGTAATACGTCCAGTATATAAATCGCAAATAAGAATGCCGCCATTAACTGTATTCCGCGTCTTTGTAGACCTAAATAAAGGTGTCCCGCTCCCGGAAAGATTGATAAGAAAGTGGCAATCGCCTTACTCTTTTTCCCTTCTTCCCTTCTGTTCTCAAAATCCTCTAATATCGTCCGGTCAATTAATTCCTCACCTCGGCGCTTCTTCTCAAGCAGCTGCATCGCATCAAAGAATCCATAAAACCAGATCACCGGAAGGAGAAGCAAAAAGATGAGAAACTCACCTCTATGTGAAAGAAAGGTTACAAAAAACACCATGACGCCTAACCCTAGGAATGCAGCAAGTAATGTAATTCCCCGATTCATTAGACCCAGCTGAAAGTGACCGAGTCCGGGTACAAAGGAAAGGATAATTGTATAAAATCGTTCAGAGTCTGAATTTCGTGAAGATGCGATTCCCTCTTCTCTTTGCTGATAGATTTTTGATGCGGTAATGGCGGTGTCAATCAGATTGATGATATATAAGACGAGTGCTCCGCCGAATCCCAGAAAAATAAACTCATCAATCCACATGATTCGATTTAATATTAATCCTAAGACAGGACCGCCAAAGACCCCAGCCATATAGAAAAGCCCTCTTAAAAACTTCCCAAGATAGAGTAATCCTCCGCCCGGAAAAAAGCCTAATAAAAATGCAATTAATGGGTTTTTCACTTTTCTTTCGCCTCCTTGTTATTTTCTTCCCACTCATCCAGCCAGGATAAGGTTTTATTCATAACCGTTTCCGTGATGGAAGATTCTTTTGCTTGTGCTGTATTTTCAAATTTATCTAATACTCCAAACATCGACTGAAAGACGCCGCTAAACGTTAAGATGAGTGTAAAACTGGCGGCTGTTGCGTAATGAAACCAAACGGATTGGACGAACGATTTTTTCTTGTTATCTATAGCGGCGGTTTCGCCTATTCTTTCGCTAAGACCTGTTTCTTTTTCAATCAGTCTCATTACATTATCGGTGAAATGTGAACTGGATAGGTCAGGCAGCGTATCTTCATGAAAAGAGATGGCTTCAGAATAAAGTTCTAAACAGGCTTCACAATTAAATAAATGATTTTCAAATAAGGCCCTTGTATCTTCGGGAATTTCACCCTTTACATATTTCAACCACTCTTCATACAAAAAATGACTCATACAAAATCGTCCTCCTTCCAGTTTTCTTTCATCCACTTTCGTGCCCTGTATAGCTTCATCTCTATCGTCTTCGTTTGGACATTTAGTCCATCTGCTAATTCCTGATAGCTTTTCTCCAGTATGTAAAAACCATAAACCACATCGCGATAGCTGGCTGGGATTTCATCCAATCTGGATCGAATCAGCGCCAGATGTTCTTCTCTGAAAAAGACCTTCTCCACACTTTCATTAGAGGGAGCCTGGTAATCGTCATAAACTGAGATTGACGCTTCCTCCCTCTTGCGGTAAGCCTTTCTTTTCATATCAATGGCATGGTTGGTTGCAATTCGAGTAATCCATGTTTTAAAACCCTGGTTTTCATATTGAGGGAGAGAAAGAAAAATTTTCAAAAATATATCTTGGGCAGCGTCTTCAGCATCCTTTTCATTGCGTAAGATCCCATAAGCTACATGGAAAATGTACCCTTGGAAGTGCTCTACAATCAGTCGAAAAGCGTGCTGGTTGCCCTTTTTCACCTGATTTATCAAACTTTGAACTTCTATGTCTCTCCCCCCTTTCACTTCAATCAACCACACACACTACTTTAATAAACGAATCCCAATAAGAAAACCCTACACCCTATAAAAAATAAAAAACCAGTTCGACACATGCCTGTCACCCCCCGAAGATCCCCATGTTTGTCGAAAATAGCATACAAAATAACCCATTATATGCTGTTTTACACTGGCAGTCGCGTTTTTGGCGCAGACCGGTTCAGTCTTTGGTGATGAAATTTAATATTATCGGACATAGGTTCCGCTATTTGTAACAATTGGGGCGATTTTTAAAATTATAGGACATAGGTTCCGCTAGTTTGGCAAATAGCCGAGATTTTCGACTGATTTTCGGTAAATAACGGATCCTATGTCCTATCGTATCCTCATAATAGCTGTTTTTATGGAAATAACGGATCCTATGTCCGCGCCTGGTAAGCGTGCCGCGAGATTTCCTAATCCATACTGATTTTACGAAAGTGCGAGCTATGCTTTCTTAACTCGCAAAAAAACCCCGTTTCCTGCAGCCAGGAACGAGGTTTTTGCCGGTATTATTCAACTAGGACTCTGGTCAATTTTCCTTGTTTTACAGATTGGAAGACAGCATCCATTACAAGCTGCTGCCGATGCCCGTCTTCAAATAAAGGAAGGTCCGGATTTTTCCTTTCATCTGTTAAATATTCATACATTGCCTGAATAAAGGGATTAAATGCACGATAGTAACGAATTGCCGGATTTTGTATCGCAATCGGAATTGGCTCAAGCTCCAGCTTTATTTCTTCTAGATTGGAATCATCTCTCCCTACTAATAGCTTTGTATCATCGATGATATGTATCGTCCCTTTTGTGCCATAGATTCGTAGCGAAGAGCCTAATCCATGTCTGACAGGTGTGACCGTCTGCAGGGTAAAACTAGTTCCCTTCTCTGTTTCACCAACAATTGTAAAGAGATCATCAGTGGTTCGTTTTTCTATAATTTCTCCGCTATCGTTCCTCAGTTCGGGGATTGTTGTTTTCAGACGGCCGAATACCTGCAAAATCGTAGAACCCGTTAACCAATGAACAGCATCCACCATATGGGAACCGAGAGCCCCAAACATACCGCCATATGATTTTTTATCCGCGAGCCAGCCAATGGGTTTAGTCGTTAACCGAATATAGTTGGCCATACTTGACTCAAAATCAATGTGAATAATATCACCTAGGACCCCTTCCTCAATGAGCCTTTTTGCCTTTTGTCTCGCAGGCTGAAATCTCCACTCGAAATCTAAGAACCCATGTCTGTTCCAATGCTTTTTCAACTGGATAAGCTGTCGGGAATCATCCGCATTCGTCACAAACGGTTTTTCACATAGAACATGATGATCAGTAACAAGAGCCTCCTTCGTCATTTCATAATGCTTTGCTGGAATGGAGGACACCACTACAAGATCGAGCTTTTCCTGTCTAAGCATCTCTTGCCAGCTCGTATATGCGTTCTTAATTCCCGTCTTATTAATAATTTCCTCTTCCGTTTGCCCCGAAACCGAGCTAATCGCCTGCACTTTGAAGCCTGGATGAATATTAAATATGGGTGCTTGCACAAGACCGCCAAAACCTGTGCCAATAATGCCAACTTTAAATTCCTTCATACGATCCCTACTCTCAGAAGTATATTTTAGAAATTCAATGATATCTTTCGTTAATCAATATAGGATATTTTTTTTGTCATTATACCATATAGGCAAGCTGTCAATTATCGACCGTTTAAATCAAAGTAATGTTTGTAACAATCTCATGCTGTTGGTTTACGGGCTAGTTTCAGGGGAGACGTGTAATAGATAAGGACCATGCAACAATCTCGTATCAAGCTTAACAATTCAGTAACTATTTCGACACTTGCCTGATAGTTTTCGACATATGACTGGCACGCATCGGGATTTTGCGACTCGACAGGTGCCTGGCACTCCCCCGGGATGTGTCGGAACAAGCTAATTATGGATCAACTGAAAAAATTGTTAGTTCATGCCATTTATCATTATTCATTTTGACAATCTTACAGTATACTAAAGTTAAAATAGTCGTAATGGAGAGTTTTCATGAAGAAAAAGTACATCTGGTTAGGGCTCCTTGCAGCCGCTATTCTTTTTTTAATTCCATATAGTATGCCTTTAGTACTTGCCCTTCTGACTGCTGTATTTTTAGAATATTTAGTCAGGTGGTTTACTAAGCTGTTTAGATTGAAACGATTTTATTCGGTTCTGCTTACTTTCATTTTGTATCTCGCCTTTCTCGCCGTAGTCAGTTACTTTATTGTACATACTCTTTTCTCCCAGTTAGTTGGGTTAAGTGAAAAAGCTCCTGGTCTCTATGATGAGCTGTACAATACCGTGATTCTTCCGACCATGAGTAAGTGGGAAACATTTGTCGAAACATTGCCGTCAGAAGTTCTGACCTCCATTGAAGCGGCGATTCGAAATGGTCTCGAATCGTTAAGTCAGGTGTTTGAACTTCTTCTTGAAAATATTTTAAGCTTTGCTGCAGGTGTGCCAAGCTTTATGATTGAGTTTTTAGTTTACTTGATCGCTCTATTCTTAATCAGCTTGGATCTGCCAAACCTATTAGAATCTGTCAAGCGGCATTTAACGGATGAAACATACAGTAAAGTGAGCCTTGTTTTTGGCCAATTGGCCCAGGCTGCCGTAGGATTTATAAAAGCGCAGATTATTTTAAGTGCCGTTACGTTTATGCTAGCCTATGGAGGTTTATGGCTATTAGGAGTTCCATATACAGCTTTAATCTCACTATTAATTGTTATTGTTGATATTCTTCCAATTCTTGGAACCGGATCAGCCCTTGTTCCATGGGCAGTTGTTTCCATTATTCAAGGCAACAGCGGCCTTGGAATTGGCTTAATTGTTCTCTTCCTTGTTATAACAGTAGTAAGAAGAATATTAGAGCCGAAAGTTCTATCAACGAACTTAGGAATTTCGCCTTTAGCGGTACTCGTCAGTCTCTACATTGGATTAAAACTGATTGGAGTAGCCGGTCTATTCCTTGGTCCAGCGGTTGTGATTGTATATAAAACGATTAAGCAAGCTGGATTTCTCAATACATCTTATAAAATTTAAGGGGTTGACCTCAACAAGATAGCCGCCAGAATTTGGCGGCTATCTTTTTAACACTTTCAGAAAGTATAAAATTTTAGCAAAGAAGTAAATTCGACGTAGTTAAAATTTTTAGGAATAAAGTATAAGTGCAACTAGGCAATCGCCTGCGCCGTAAAGGCTTGGCGCTAGCCAAGTTTTCTTTATCATATTCGTAAAGCTACCGTTACTTTAGCTCTCCCAAAAATTGTGCGAGTCTATTCCATGTTTGAGTTATTCCTGCGATTACTCCCATGTCGATTACTTTTTTGAGGTTTTCCGGTGAATCATAGCGGGTTCTGCTTAAAAGCAGAGTCTTTCCTTCTTGTTCCTCAAATGTCATCGTAATTTGTGCAGCAGGCATCTCTTCTGCTATATTACCTTCTTCATCGGAGAAATAGTCAACATATACAATTTGTTCTGGTTCCACTATTTCTTGGTAAACCGCTTTACCCCATGACTTTATTTTCCCATCAGGCGACTGCATACAATAGTGCCATACTCCACCTGGACGGAAATCGATGTTGCAAACTGGAAGTGTCCATCCTTCAACGCCAAACCAGCGTTCTAGGTGTTCTGCTTTTGAGAATGCTTCAAAAACGAGAGATTTCGGCGCATCAAAAATTCTCTCCACAATAAGGTCAGTGTGCTCAGCTCGTGTATAAGTAATTTTCGGTAATTGGTTCTCTAAACGGCCGAGGGTTGATTGGGCACCTTCAATCGCTCCGAATTCTTTGACGGTTCTTTCCAGCTCTTCAGCGGAATTAAAGCGCATTTTCATCGTGAGTTCTGTCTTAGTTCCCTGATCGGCAAATGTAACTGTCACTTGAAAGTGTTCTTCCTTGCTATCGCCATGTGAATAAACTAACCGTTCAGGACTTTCAATCTCTCTGAAAGTGATCTTATTATCATAGTCTGTTCCATCAGGACCATGCATTACGTAATGCCATACTCCTCCTGGCTTTATTTCAATTTCCTTAGTTGTAATGGTAAATCCACTCGGTCCCCACCACTGCGGTACATGTTCAGGATCCGTCCACGCTTTAAAAACAAGTTCACGTGGAGCATGAAAAATTCTAGTTACAATTAACTCCCGACCCTCTACGGACGTTTTAGTATCATTTTTTAGCTTGGCTTCTGCCATACCATTATACCTCCTAATGATTTGTTAAATAGTTCTCAGCAGGATTCTCTAATTACTGGCTATCTTTTTTCTCTCCTTCCTTTCTTTTCATTTC
This genomic window contains:
- a CDS encoding SRPBCC family protein, with translation MTYTRAEHTDLIVERIFDAPKSLVFEAFSKAEHLERWFGVEGWTLPVCNIDFRPGGVWHYCMQSPDGKIKSWGKAVYQEIVEPEQIVYVDYFSDEEGNIAEEMPAAQITMTFEEQEGKTLLLSRTRYDSPENLKKVIDMGVIAGITQTWNRLAQFLGELK
- a CDS encoding Gfo/Idh/MocA family protein; translated protein: MKEFKVGIIGTGFGGLVQAPIFNIHPGFKVQAISSVSGQTEEEIINKTGIKNAYTSWQEMLRQEKLDLVVVSSIPAKHYEMTKEALVTDHHVLCEKPFVTNADDSRQLIQLKKHWNRHGFLDFEWRFQPARQKAKRLIEEGVLGDIIHIDFESSMANYIRLTTKPIGWLADKKSYGGMFGALGSHMVDAVHWLTGSTILQVFGRLKTTIPELRNDSGEIIEKRTTDDLFTIVGETEKGTSFTLQTVTPVRHGLGSSLRIYGTKGTIHIIDDTKLLVGRDDSNLEEIKLELEPIPIAIQNPAIRYYRAFNPFIQAMYEYLTDERKNPDLPLFEDGHRQQLVMDAVFQSVKQGKLTRVLVE
- a CDS encoding diacylglycerol kinase; the encoded protein is MKRARIIYNPTSGREIFKRHLPEVLQRLEEAGYETSCHATTGEGDATRAAAIAVERKYDIVIAAGGDGTINEVVNGLAEKEYRPKLGIIPVGTTNDFGRAIRVPRSVEQAVDIIIKGETIPIDVGKMNDKYFINIAGGGRLTELTYDVPSRLKTVLGQLAYYIKGIEMLPSLKATETRIEYDGKEYEGEIMLFLIANTNSVGGFEKLAPDASLNDGMFTLLILKKTNLAEFVRLVTLAVRGDHINDDHVIYTKANRIKVTSEQKLLLNLDGEYGGEVPAEFVNLYRHIEVFVPYDEIREEDRV
- a CDS encoding sigma-70 family RNA polymerase sigma factor, yielding MINQVKKGNQHAFRLIVEHFQGYIFHVAYGILRNEKDAEDAAQDIFLKIFLSLPQYENQGFKTWITRIATNHAIDMKRKAYRKREEASISVYDDYQAPSNESVEKVFFREEHLALIRSRLDEIPASYRDVVYGFYILEKSYQELADGLNVQTKTIEMKLYRARKWMKENWKEDDFV
- a CDS encoding anti-sigma factor family protein, producing the protein MSHFLYEEWLKYVKGEIPEDTRALFENHLFNCEACLELYSEAISFHEDTLPDLSSSHFTDNVMRLIEKETGLSERIGETAAIDNKKKSFVQSVWFHYATAASFTLILTFSGVFQSMFGVLDKFENTAQAKESSITETVMNKTLSWLDEWEENNKEAKEK
- the ytvI gene encoding sporulation integral membrane protein YtvI; this translates as MKKKYIWLGLLAAAILFLIPYSMPLVLALLTAVFLEYLVRWFTKLFRLKRFYSVLLTFILYLAFLAVVSYFIVHTLFSQLVGLSEKAPGLYDELYNTVILPTMSKWETFVETLPSEVLTSIEAAIRNGLESLSQVFELLLENILSFAAGVPSFMIEFLVYLIALFLISLDLPNLLESVKRHLTDETYSKVSLVFGQLAQAAVGFIKAQIILSAVTFMLAYGGLWLLGVPYTALISLLIVIVDILPILGTGSALVPWAVVSIIQGNSGLGIGLIVLFLVITVVRRILEPKVLSTNLGISPLAVLVSLYIGLKLIGVAGLFLGPAVVIVYKTIKQAGFLNTSYKI